A genomic stretch from Clavelina lepadiformis chromosome 5, kaClaLepa1.1, whole genome shotgun sequence includes:
- the LOC143460862 gene encoding uncharacterized protein LOC143460862: MLKVDRHHFHPITAEYEFPASSYHYYKKSRNGACGERPNFQTSRKTPSPNGDVKTYLQRSPTSTVVGSLNIGTTGHSPVNRHMANRMSLKRKVSFKIPHSPTFKDEPASDFKPNQHPLLELKVNEAYAGARFHNPPAADSLPKPPTHWVNATCSSALGQMCSVAQLDNITLHVKGLLNVQA; encoded by the exons ATGTTAAAAGTGGATCGACATCACTTTCATCCT ATCACTGCCGAATATGAGTTTCCTGCATCATCTTATCACTACTACAAAAAGTCAAGAAATGGTGCTTGTGGTGAGAGACCAAACTTTCAAACCTCTCGTAAAACTCCATCCCCGAATGGAGATGTTAAAACTTATCTACAGCGCTCACCAACGTCAACTGTAGTTGGAAGCCTCAATATTGGTACGACTGGTCATTCTCCCGTTAACAGGCACATGGCAAACCGCATGTCTTTGAAGCGAAAAGTGTCCTTTAAAATACCCCACAGTCCAACATTCAAAGATGAACCTGCCTCTGATTTTAAACCAAATCAACATCCACTTCTTGAACTGAAAGTAAATGAAGCGTACGCTGGAGCTAGATTCCATAATCCCCCAGCTGCAGATTCCTTACCTAAACCCCCTACTCATTGGGTAAATGCTACCTGTTCTTCAGCCCTGGGACAAATGTGCAGTGTTGCACAGCTTGACAACATCACATTGCATGTGAAAGGGTTGCTGAATGTCCAGGCATGA
- the LOC143460175 gene encoding uncharacterized protein LOC143460175 → MNGRYPQSISPTFNSSTSSTHRSEEPKKDSNCTRPNFQDSTDESLLAERAPGFERRKRKFRKRKEREVCATNRSGIYTNTDSSPSPPERGRLSDRRYDCKMDGKVVVAMADSVAHDKATQCPDLTQTSLPNYAEVRMQKHRYQLSRRSASNHRSTQSTGTNTRQVQAGGSTQVPTRESKLLLWREKQENVAKRYEEQMSLIGSVAPETSENSTCSTQRGSDLESSRHTSIHERKKLEAYAGSIFSYPPPDPASLPAPPDYWINASYAAARHQNSFST, encoded by the exons ATGAATGGACGTTACCCTCAATCT ATTTCTCCCACGTTTAATTCTTCTACTTCATCCACTCATCGTTCTGAAGAGCCGAAGAAAGATTCAAACTGCACTAGACCAAACTTCCAAGACTCCACT GATGAAAGTCTTCTTGCTGAACGTGCTCCTGGTTTTGAACGAAGAAAGCGAAAATTTCGCAAAAGAAAAGAAAGGGAAGTCTGTGCTACAAATAGATCCGGGATTTACACAAACACTGATTCATCACCAAGTCCACCTGAACGCGGGCGCCTTTCCGACCGCCGGTATGATTGTAAGATGGACGGCAAAGTGGTTGTTGCAATGGCGGACAGCGTTGCACATGACAAAGCTACTCAATGTCCAGACCTGACGCAGACAA GCTTGCCGAACTACGCTGAAGTCAGAATGCAAAAACATCGTTATCAATTGTCTCGC AGATCTGCATCCAATCATCGGTCCACACAGTCAACTGGAACTAATACGAGACAAGTTCAGGCAGGCGGTAGCACTCAAGTCCCTACTCGTGAAAGTAAACTTTTGCTGTGGCGCGAAAAACAGGAAAACGTTGCCAAGCGTTATGAGGAACAAATGTCTTTGATAGGAAGTGTTGCTCCTGAAACATCGGAAAATTCAACATGCTCAACTCAACGTGGTTCTGATCTTGAAAGCAGTCGGCATACTTCAATTcatgaacgtaaaaaacttgAAGCCTACGCGGGATCTATATTCAGTTATCCCCCGCCAGACCCCGCTTCATTGCCCGCTCCTCCTGATTACTGGATAAATGCTTCCTACGCCGCAGCACGTCATCAAAATTCATTTAGCACATGA
- the LOC143460374 gene encoding uncharacterized protein LOC143460374: MDGRYPQPISPAFNSSASCNHRSKEPRNDANNSTPNVQKSCASSSTNAVSNFFQWHTGRNVDQRLQNELSLMEEKFLANTRSSHLAQRAPGFEINQRRNREKNKRVACSAQIQSLPSHSVIIKST; the protein is encoded by the exons ATGGATGGACGTTACCCTCAACCT aTATCTCCCGCGTTTAATTCTTCTGCATCATGCAATCATCGTTCCAAAGAACCGAGGAACGATGCAAACAACAGTACACCCAACGTTCAAAAATCCTGTGCAAGTTCATCAACAAACGCAGTcagcaatttttttcagtGGCACACAGGCCGCAACGTTGACCAACGTTTGCAGAATGAATTGTCTTTGATGGAAGAAAAGTTCCTTGCAAATACAAGGTCATCACATCTTGCTCAACGTGCTCctggttttgaaataaatcagCGAAGAAATCGAGAAAAGAATAAACGTGTAGCCTGTTCTGCACAGATTCAGTCGCTTCCCAGCCACAGCGTTATTATCAAATCCACTTGA